A segment of the Streptomyces sp. NBC_01235 genome:
GCGTGCTGCGCAAAGAGGGCTTGGCCGAACCGGCGCCGGGCGAGCGGTGGCACGTTGTACGAGCGGATGAGCAAGTCGACCGACGCCCGCTCCACGAGCGGATTGCCGACGTCGTCAGGACCGATGGACTCCAAGTGGGGGAGGCGTTCCCGAGCGCTTCCGTGCTGGCCGAGCGGTTCGGGGTATCTCGGCCCACCGTGGGCAAGGCTCTGGAGAAGTTGGAAACCGCCGGCGTGCTGGCGGGGGGAGGACAAGGCAAGGTGCGGACAGTCCGCGCTGTGCCGACGAGAGAGGAGCGTTCCTAGCTTGCCGAAGTTGACGGAGTGGGCTTACCCCCTGGCTGAGTCCCTGCTCGCCGAACCGCTTCCGCGGCGGTGGAAGCACTGCCTTGGGGTCGCTGAGAGAGCACGCACGATCGCCCTCGTGCTCGACCAGGACGCGGACCTGTTGGAGGCCGCGGCGGTGCTGCACGACATTGGGTACGCGCCGGACCTGGCCAAGACGGGCTTTCACCCGCTGGACGGTGCGCGCTACCTCCGGGACGTGGCCGGCGCCGACACACGGGTCATCAACCTGGTTGCCCACCACTCCTGTGCCTGGATGGAGGCAGAAGCGCGCGGCATGCGCCAAGAGTTGGAGGGCGAATTCCCCCGCGAGGCTGCGCACCTGAACGACGCGCTCTGCTACTGCGATATGAACACCACGCCGGACGGCACGTCCACGAACCCGATCGACCGGATCAACGAGATCGCCGGACGGTACGGGCCCGACAGCCTGATCGGAACGTTCATCCGCCGCGCCGAACCCGAGATCCACGCGTCCACGGCCCGTGTCCTCGAACGCGTCGCCGCCGCAAAGCGTTAGCCGATGTAGGGAGCCGTGCGCGTCCGGTCCATGGCGTGCTCGATACGGAGCCGCATCGTGGGGTGCACGTCCAACGTCATCAGGTCCGCCGGGTCGACCCAGCGGACCTGAGTCGTCTCGTTGCTCGTACGGAGTTGACCGCCAACCGGTCGCGCGCGAAAGCAGATGCTGAACTGCTGGCGCACCTCGCCGTCGTCGTACTGCATCACGTGACCGGGATCCGTGTAGAGCCCGGACACGTCGATGACTTCGGCCTTGATCCCGGTCTCTTCCCAGACTTCGCGCACGACGGTGTCACTGATCGACTCCCCCACGTCGTGGCCGCCGCCGGGCAGTGCCCAGCGACCGTTGTCCGAACGCTGGATCATCAGCACCTCCCTCGCGTCGTTCTGCACGAACGCGACGACGGATGGCACCACCGAGTTGGCCGGCGGCGCGTCGGGGTCGTGAAGGTAGTCGATCCGTCCCATGGTCAGGCTCCCGTGTTGCTCGCAAAGTCCGCGTCGGTGATCTGGCGCGCGTTCTCCCAGGTGTGTTTGATGCTATTCGCGTACGTGTCGAACAGCCCACCGTCGGCCAGTCGCCGCAGGTGCAGAACGGGGGCCAGGTAGGCACCGATGCCGTAGACGTGTGGGTTGACGAGCATCTCGTCATCAGCCCGGTAGATCGAGTTGTAGAGAGTCGAGTCATGCAGCCGGAACCCGATGCCCGGGTGGCTCCGCATGAGCGGACGGTAGAGCAGCATGGCGTTGCGAATCTTGCCGTCCATGATTCGGTGGCCTTCATCTATGCCGCGCTGTTGGACGGCCGCGCTGCCAGGGTCCCCGAGAAGGATGCGCACGCGCACGCCTGCCGCCACCTTCGCCTTGAGAAGGTCATGAAAGAGCGGGTCTTCCGACAGAAACAGACCGGAGTAGACGAGCACGTCAAGGCTGTTCTGTGCCCGGCCGTAGATCTCACGCCACAGCCCTGAAGGCACCGTGTGGCGGTGGGGGTAGACGGTGCCAATCTCCGCTTTGGCCAAGTCCGTTGCGCTGTCAATGGTGCCGGGGTCGTCCCACAGTGACGTGACGTCGACCTTCAGCGCTGCGGCCGTCGCGTACTGGTGACGTCGGTAAGGCACCTTGCCCTGCGTGATCCAGCGTTCAACGGTCTTCGGGTTGACCTCAAGCTCTTCAGCCAACCCCTGAATCGTCATGCCCCGAGCTAACAGAGCTGAGCGCAAGCGTTCGTTGGACATCCGCACCCCCGTTGGGACTTCTAGGGAGCTCTTGACGGTAGCCAGAACTCCCAGAGCTGTCTACGCATGGGGTGACCAACTCCCCTGACCTGCGGCGATTCTGAGTGTGCGCCAAGAAGTCCCGGCGCAAAGCCAAGAGGTTCCGTCGGCAGGCTTGACGGAACACCATGCAGTACCTGTAAAACAGGTACTGCAACAGACGCCTGGAGGGCTCCGAGGGGGCTCGAAGGAAGCGCATGCGTTGCTTGAGAACTCAACAGTGCGTTCAAGTTGACGGGGTGTGAGTCCCCGTCCCCATGGCGGATGGGTGAAGGCCGCCGGCGGCCACTTCTGTGCGTGTCAGCTCTGGAGAACGTGCCTGGGGATCATCCCTCCATTTCATGGGGGTCAGCCTTCGGAACGCCACCTGGTCACGCGCCGCCCTGCTGGCGTCAGAGCAGTGACGATGACGCGCCCGACTACTCCCGGCTCGGGGCCGGTGTGCCGTGGCAAACGGCGTACCGGTGAAGCCGGTCATCCCACCTCACCCCGGAGGTTCCGCGGTGAAGCGACATATACGGGCACCGCCGCCGTGGACCGGGCGGCGGCGCGCTGACACATCCCGGTCCGTTCCTGGCCCGCAGCGCACGACGCCGCGGCCGGCTGCCTCTCCCGGCCGTCCGGAGCCGCGCACCGCGTGAGCACCGTACGGCCGGGAGCGGGGGGAGCCGGAATCCGCCGACTCCGGATACAGGAGCGGTCCCCCGGGTTGCACCCCGAGGAACCGCGTACAGGCGCCTGGTTGGAGGCCACCTGTGGTTCTCAGTCTGACAGACGAAGAGCGTGCCGAGTTGGCGCGCAAGAACGCCGATGCGAACAAGCGCAGCGAGGACAACGCGCGTGGTCGGGGCGGCCGTTGATGGCCGGCTCTGAGCACGAGAAGACGAAGGACCCGCTACCGCAGCGCCCCCGCGGCCCGCACCCATACCTGTGCTGACCGGCCGCTGATCGATCCGCCCCGATGGTCGTAACGCCGGGTTCGACTCCCGGCGGGGGCGCTACGGCCGCTGTCCTGCGGTCGCGCCGCGTATCGCACGCGGCTTCACCTCCAACGGCGAGCGGCTCCCGGGGTGCCACCCGGGAGCCGCAATCGGGCCGTTCACCCTTCGAGAGGAACACGACCCATGAAGATTCTCTCTCTTCGTCTGCTGACCGCCATCGACGCGGCCGAGAACGACCGCGAGCCGACGGCTGCGGAGCTGGACGCCATCGACACCGAGATGCCGCTCATCCGGGCGGAGGTCGAGGAGCTGGACGTTCGGATCAGCCTGCTGGACCGGCCGGTGACCGAGCTGGACGCGCGCCGGCTGCGCCGGGCCCGCCGCAAGGTGCTGGCCGCCCGCCGCGACCTGGCCAACCGGGACGGTGTCGTTGCGCCGGTGGTGGCGTAATGGCACGGGAGTTCACGGCGCAGATGTCCGTGTTCAAGGGGCGGTGGCGCCTGTACGTGGTCCTGCTGAACACGACCGACGCGTGGCCGGAGTTCGGCTTTGACCGGGCCCTACCGGTGCCGACGTTCACGGAGCGTACGGAGGCGCTCAGCGTGCTCGGCTTCGAGCCGGTACCGGGCGCTGAATGGGCGTGGACCGAGGACAGCGAGACCTACGGTGACCCCGCCTCGCCGGTCGTTCTGATCGCCGCGACGCGGGTGCGTTCATGGACGGGGGCGGGCTCGTGAACGCTGTTCAGATCCGTTCAGCGGAGCGGGCACTGTCGGTCGGTACGTGGCTGATCGTGGCGGGCGCGATGCTCTACTCGATCCTTACTGTCACTCCCCTCGCCGCCGCTCACACCCCGGACAGGTGGAAGTGGACCGCGCCGATCCTGCCGCTGGTCGTCGATGCCGCGGTGGTGATCGTGGTCCGCCTGGATGCGGTGCTGGCCCGGCTCGGAGGGCACGGCGGGTGGTGGCCGGTCGTGCTGCGCTGGATGACCGGCTGCATGACCCTGGCCCTGAACATCGCCGACTCCGCGCTGCACAACGACCTGGTGGGCGTGGCTGTGCACGCGGTCGCGCCGCTGCTGCTGATCGTCACCGCGGAAACCGGGCTCGCCTACCGGCGCGCGATCGCCGCGGCCGTAGCTGAGCTGGAGATGCGGCAGCAGGCACAGCGCGAAGCCCACGAGAGGGCTGTTGTCGAGCGGCGTGAGACGGCCGCGCGGCTGGCCCGTGAGGAGCGCGAGCACGCCGCGCTGCTGGCGCGTGAACAGCGTGAACACGAAGCCCGCCTGATCCGCGAGCAAGCCGAGCGCGAGGACCGGGCCCGCCGTGAGGAACGCGAGCGTGCCGAGTCCCGCGAGCAGGCCGAGCGGGAGGCGCGTGAACGCGCTGAACGCGAGCGTGAACAGCAGGCGCGCGAGCGTGAACGCCGTGAGCGCGAGGCCGCTGAGCGTGCCGAGCGGGAGCGGGCCGCGCGGGCGGAGCGTGAACGCCGCGAACACGCTGAGCGTCAGGCCCGTGCCGAGCGTGAACGCGCCGCGCTGCTGGCCGCCGGGCCCGCTGTCGAGAAGCTCCCCGAGGACCGCGCCCGTGCCACCGTCCAGGCCGCGTTCGAAGCCGGGCTCGCGGTGCGGTCGGCTGCGGAGCTGTGCGGCTGGTCGGTGGGCTGGGTGTCCACCCGCTACCAAGAATTCCGCGACGCCGGCCACCCCGCGTTCGAGGCTGACGGGGCGATGGTCTGATGCCGACCGCCTACGCGAAGTGCTTCGACCCGAACGGGGCCCGCTTCGGCATACCGACGTACCCGTGGCGCATGGCCCCTGACGGCTACGCCACCCGCCGACAGCTCCGCACCCGCGGCTTACGCCCCGGTGGTCAGCCGGTCGCCGCCCAGGTGATGGTGATCAACCGCCACGCCTGCGGCCCCCGCGTCGCCTTCCTCTACCGCCTTGACCTGGCGAGGCCGGTCCGGCCGATGACGTCCCGCAAGTGGGGCGCTCTGGCGTTGGCCATGCTCGCCCGCCGCACCTGCCCTCGCTGCGAGTTGGACGTCGGCTACTGCATCCCCCGCCGCTACGGCATCTGCGGCCTGTGCCTCGCCGCCGAAGAACAGCGCGCCGCCTGAACCCCTTTCGACACCTGGGAGTTTCGCTGTGTCCAGCCGTACCCGCTCCCGTGGCCCGAAGAGGGCCGCGGGGGTTCACACCGTCCAGATCCCGCGTCAGCGTGGGCGCCGCGGCGCGCAGCCGTTCGTGGTCGTCGTCCCCGAGCGCCCGTCCCTGACCCGTGAGGCGTTCGGCTTCCTCGGCCGTCTGCTGTGGAAGCACCGCCGCGGCGTGACGCCGCTCGCTCTGGCCGTGGCCGCGCTGCCGCTGACGGCGCTGCTGCACTGGTGGGCGTGGTGGTCGGGACTTCTGCTCGCCCCGCTCGCCGTCGCCCCGCTCGGGTGGCTGGCGTTCGCGCTGCGGCGCCGCCCGGCAGGCCGCTCCGTGCTGCTGTGGCGCATCGGTCTCGCCGCGGGTGCCACGTCCGCGCTGACGTGGCTGTCCCTGGCCGTCACCTTCGGCCTGATGGCCGGTCCGCTCCTCACGCTGTGGCTGCTGATCACGCTCGCCGCTCAGACGGCGTGGCTGGTCATCAGCCGCAAGAACTGAAAGGGGGGCGGGCCGTGTTCGGCGCACGCCGCACCGTCCTGCTGGACCGCTCGTGGGCGTACGGCTCACGGGCGGCCCGCTGGATGGCCGTTCTCGTCCACACCGTCTCGGGTCAGTCCCGGTGGCGGCCGACCGACCTGTACGCCGCCGCCGTCACTGCACGGTTCGCGGCTTCCCACCGGCTCATCGAGCAGGCCGCCGACCGGGTCGACGACGGATGGGCCGTCGGCCGCATCACGACGTCTCCCCTGCTCGGGTCGATCACCGTCTTCGAGGAGGACGACGAATGAGCACTCCCCCCAACGGTGCCCCGGCCGGACAGGCCCCCTGGGGCACCCCCGGCAGCAACGGCGGCGCCCCGTCCGCCGGCCGGACCCGGCACACGCACAAGGAACGCACCTTCAACGTCAACTTCGGCCCCGGCAACGGCAACGGCAACGGCAACAGCAACGGCCAGGCCCCGAACGGCGCCCGGGCCGGCGGCGGGGGCGGGGCGGCCGACCGGCACCAGGGCGACCGGCTGATCTACGCGATCGAGCGGATCGAGATCCGCTCGGACAAGGACATCCTGGCCCTGGCCAAGGCCATCAACCACCTGGGCCGTGAGCTGTACCTGATCCTCGGCATGCGCGCGGAAGAGCTGAACGGCGTCCTCTCGCAGTACCGCGGCAAGTGGTACACCTTCGGCGCGCAGTCCCGGATCAAGGCCCGGCTGGTCTCCGCTCACCTGAAGGTGTCCGCGGAAGCCGCCAAGGCGCTCGGGGTCGGCGCGCTGAAGATGGCACACGCCTTCGACCGGCACTTCGTCAAGCCGGAGCAGGAGGCCAAGCAGAAGCGCAACGGCAAGACGGCCCGCCCGACGTTCACAATCGGGGAGGACTGATGGCCCGCCGCGACCGCGACAACACCCCCGCCGTGCGCGGGTGGGACGGCCAGAGCGGCTACGCGCTCGCCACGATGCCCGGCGGCCGGGGCGGTGTCCTGTCCACCATCGGCAACCACCTCGCCGCGAAAGCGGCGCCGTACCTGCCGCCCTGGATCGGCGCCGCCGTCCTCCCCCCGGTTGCCGGGTGGGGGGTCAACGAGATGTGGGGCGACAGCGCCCTGTCCGCCGGTCTCGCGTCGGCCGGCATGGGCGCCGGGGGCGTCCTGCTGTCCGCCGTGACGTGGGCGGTGGCCGGCGGCACCAACAAGTTCCGCCGCTACCGCCGCGCGCAAGCGACCGCGAGCGTGGCCGCGGGCATGGGGTGGCTGACCTGCTCGGTCTCTGCCGGACCGTTCGGCCACCCCATGACCGACCTGTGGCTGCTCGGGGGCGGGCTGTTCGCCGCGTCCTGGAACGTCCGGCAGATCATGCGTAACGCCCACGATGAGACCGAGGAGAGTGAGACCAGCGGTCTGGGCAAGCTCGCCGAAGCGATCGGCCTGGAGAAGGTGCAGGTCAAGAACGCGCGTGGCAACGGCAAGGGCATGGTCTCCGCTGAAGTGGTCGTGCCGCCCGGCAAGACCATGGAGGACGTCCAGGCCGCCGCGCCGAAACTCGCGGCGGCGCTGCACGTCCCGCCGTCCGCGGTCACCGTCGACCGCAACCCGGACAACGCCGCCCGCGGCACGTTCTCCGCCCGCGTCGCCGACCTGCTCAGGGACGGTGTCCCGTTCCGTCCGCCGACCGAACTGGGCATGCTGCCGACGGAGCCCATTCCGGTAGGCCTGTACGCCGACGGCGAAGTGTGGTGGATCAACCCGTTCCTCGCCGAGATCCTTCAACACCTGCTGGTCATGGGCGTCACCGGCTCCGGTAAGTCGGAGTTCGCCCGTACCGTGCTCGCGCACCTGATGACCCGCCGCAAGCTCTCGATCTGGCTCATCGACCTGTCCAAGGGTGAACAGACGGTCGGGCACATGGCGGACGGCCTGGACTGGTTCGTCGACAAGAACCGCGGCGGACAGCGCGAGGCGAAAGCCATGCTGCGCTGCCTGCCCGACGTGATCGCCGCGCGCGGCACCGAGCTTGCCAACGAGGGGCTCGACCAGTGGACCCCCGCATCCAAGCTCAACGCCATGGTGGTCTGGATCGAAGAGGCCGCCGACGTCGCCGACTTCGACGTCCTGGACAAGATCGCCCGCGCGGCCCGGTCGGTGGGTATCTGGCTGGTCATCAGCCTTCAGCGCGCGTCGTGGAAGAACGTGTCCACCGACGTGCGCGCCAACCTCCAGGCCGCCGCGTGCTTCGGTGTCGACGAAGCCTCCGACGCCGGGTTCTGCCTGCCCGACCGCGTCACCGAATCCGGTGCCATTCCGGACTGGGGCGCGGACCGGCCCGGCTACGCCTACGCCACCGGTATGAACATCCCCGCAAAGCGGTGGACGACCGAGGTACGCGGCTCCCTGACCAAGACGGTCAAGGAACAGATCCGGGCCATGGTGCTGGCCGCCGCCGCGGTCCGTGACCCGCTCGACGACGTCTCCGCACGGGCCGCCGGTCTCGCCTACGAGCGGCGCACCCACCAGGGCACCAACCGCACCAACGCCCCCGCCACACAGACGGCGCCCGCCCCGCTGCACCCCGCCCCCGCCTCCGTGCCGGAGTGGGACGACAGGGAGGACGACGACGTGGACGCCGTGGACCCCGCGATCGAGGAGGCCGCCGCCATGGAACTCCAAGACGCCTACGACGACGTCATGGCGCAGATCCCGGCCGACCCGGAGCCGGATGCTCCGTACGCCCGCCTCCGCCTGGAGGACGACGTACCCGACACCGACCCGGACACGGACCTCACCTTCGAGCAGGCGGCCCGGCCGTCCACCGAAGAGGCCCGCTCCATCCTGTACGGCCAGATCGACGCATGGGCCGCACAGGACCGGCTCACCTTCGAGCCGGGCGACCTGATCCCCGCCACGGTGACCGCCGGCCGCTCCCGGCCCTGGCTTCAGGGGGAGCTTAAGAAACTCACCGAACAGGGCGTCCTGGCCCGCGACGGACAGGGCGAGTACACCATCGTCCGCCCGGTCGCCGTCGCCGCCTAGCACTACCCACCGTGACGCCCTGACTGTCAGGGCCGCGCTCTGACTCTGACAGTCAGGGCGCGGCCCGGCCCATAGAGAAGTCAGGAAATCCCGGCCTGACATCCCACCTGACACCCGCTTCTGACTGTCAGCCCCTGCCCTCTGACAGTCACGATCTGTGATCGGAGAACCGGCCGTGACCTACCCCATCGAGCCCTACCGACCCCCCGCCCCGACCGTCGTCGAAGCCCTGCCGACCGCACCCCTCATGCCCGTACAGCCGGGCCCGGTGCCGACCGCGGCCGTGCAGAGCATCGTGCTCCCCGACGGCCGCGTCGTCACCGGCTACACCCTCACCCCCGCCCACTTCCCCGCGCCCGTCCCGCCGCAGCCGGCCGTCTCCCGGACGGCGGTGAACGTCGCTCTCGGAGGGGTCGGGTTCGCCGCAGTGTGCGGCGGCCTGGTTCTGCTGACGTCGTTCATCGCAGCCCTGACCGCGTTCATCACCCAGCTCATCACGCTCGCCGCGGTCATCTTCGGCGGATGGATCGCCGTGCAGATCTTCGGCAGCACCCGCCACACCTCCGGGGGCGGGACCACGGTCAACATCCGCAAGGCCGTCATCAAGCGCAGCCACTTCCACGGCTGAAGGAGAACCCAATTGCGCTTCTACCTGACCACCCACAAACGGCACTGGCTGCGTCTCACCGACGTGCCCCTGTTCCTGAAGTCCGAGCACTTCGAACGCGCCGTCAAGTGGGACGAAGCCCGCGGACCCTACGCCGTCGACTCCGGCGGCTTCATGGACCTGAAGGACAACGGCACCTGGACCCGCCCGCCTCGCAAGTACGTCGATGACCTGCGCCGCATCTGGGAACACGTCGGCCCGTACGACTGGGCCGCCCCGCAGGACTGGATGTGCGAGAAGGCCATCATCGAGGGCGGTTGGTTCGGAGGACAGTACTTCGTCGGCACCCACCTCAGCGTGGAAGAACATCAGCGACGCACGGTGAACAACTTCCTCGAACTGCGCTCCCTCGCCCCCGACCTGCGCATCGCCCCTGTCATCCAGGGTCGCAGGATCCCTGAGTACGAACGGTGCGTGGAGTTGTACGAGAAGGCCGGGGTGGACCTGCGGGCCGAACCGGTCGTCGGGCTTGGCTCGGTGTGCCGGTTGCAGTCCACCCGTGAGGGTGCCGCGATCGTCACCGCGATGGCCGCGCACGGCTTCAGGCTGCATGGCTTCGGCTTCAAGATCCTCGGTCTGGAACGCGTCGGTCACCTCCTGGCCTCCGCGGACTCCGCCGCTTGGAGCTCCCACGCCCGACACCGGTCCCCGCTGCCAGGCCACACGCACAAGAACTGCGCCAACTGCTTCGACTACGCCATGCGCTGGCGCACCCGCGTTCTGGCCGCCATACCCGTCTGGCAACAGCCCCTGCTCAACGCCGCCTGACCCACCGTTAAGGGAGACCGCAGCATGTCGTTCGGAGAGACTCCGATCACCATCATCGGCAACCTGACCGCCGACCCTGAGCTGAAGTTCACCGAGGGCGGCGCAGCGCTCGCCCGCTTCACCGTCGCCGCCACCCCGCGCACCTTCGACCGCGAGAGCAACCAGTGGAAGGACGGCACGTCCACGTTCTTCCGCTGCGCCGCCTGGCGCGCGCTTGCCGAACACGTCGCCGAGTCGCTGACGAAGGGTTCGCGGGTGGTGCTGTCCGGGCGGATCCGACAGCACGACTGGAAGACCCCGGAGGGCGAGAACCGTTCGATGCTCGCCGTGGAGGTCGACGAGATCGGCGCGTCCCTGCGCTTCACCACCGTGACTATTAACGGCAAGCGCCCGACCCGCACCGCCCCGGCCGGGGACGACGCATGGGCCACGACCGGCAGCACGGCGGCCAACGCAGCCGACGCCGAACCCCCGTTCTAGCTACGCCAAGGGCGGCCCCCCACTCACGCCAATGATCGCGGGGCCGCCCTTGTCAACCAGTCACCCATCAAGGAACTGGAGACATCCAGCATGACCCAACGCACCGACATCCGGCGAGTGCACGGCCGACGGCCGCGCTTACTGGATCTGTTCTGCAAGCAGGGCGGCGCCGCCAAGAGCTATGCCGACGCCGGGTTCGACGTGACCGGCGTTGACAAGGATCCTCAGCCGCGCTATCCCTTCCCGTTCGTGCAGGCGGACGCGATCGCTTTCGTCCTCGAACACGGAGCTGAGTTCGACTTCATCCACGGCTCCCCGCCGTGCCAGCACGACAGCGACTGTCAGCGCATCCAGGGCAACGACCACCCCGACCTGATCGACCCCACCCGGACCGCGCTGGAGACGACCGGGCGGCCGTGGGTGATGGAGAACGTGGGCGGCGCCGTGCCGAAGCTGCGTGCCCCAGTGATGCTGTGCGGGCAGATGTTCGCCCTGGAGAACTACCGTCACCGGTTCTTCGAGACCGGCGGCGGCTTCCGCCTCGACCAGCCGGACCACCCCGCCCACACCGTGCCTCAGGCCAAGATGGGCCGCCCCGTCCCGCCCGGCTGGTATGGCCAGTTCGTCGGCCACTTCTCCGGCGTCCCCCTCGCCCGCCGCGTGCTCGAGGTGGCCTGGATGAGCCGGGACGGCATCAGCGAGTGCATCCCGCCCGCCT
Coding sequences within it:
- a CDS encoding GntR family transcriptional regulator, which encodes MSQQANPRGTFLKIADSVKILIEGDPEMTVLPTLTEIMREHGVSRGVAIRAYSVLRKEGLAEPAPGERWHVVRADEQVDRRPLHERIADVVRTDGLQVGEAFPSASVLAERFGVSRPTVGKALEKLETAGVLAGGGQGKVRTVRAVPTREERS
- a CDS encoding HD domain-containing protein; translated protein: MPKLTEWAYPLAESLLAEPLPRRWKHCLGVAERARTIALVLDQDADLLEAAAVLHDIGYAPDLAKTGFHPLDGARYLRDVAGADTRVINLVAHHSCAWMEAEARGMRQELEGEFPREAAHLNDALCYCDMNTTPDGTSTNPIDRINEIAGRYGPDSLIGTFIRRAEPEIHASTARVLERVAAAKR
- a CDS encoding NUDIX domain-containing protein, whose protein sequence is MGRIDYLHDPDAPPANSVVPSVVAFVQNDAREVLMIQRSDNGRWALPGGGHDVGESISDTVVREVWEETGIKAEVIDVSGLYTDPGHVMQYDDGEVRQQFSICFRARPVGGQLRTSNETTQVRWVDPADLMTLDVHPTMRLRIEHAMDRTRTAPYIG
- a CDS encoding XRE family transcriptional regulator — its product is MTIQGLAEELEVNPKTVERWITQGKVPYRRHQYATAAALKVDVTSLWDDPGTIDSATDLAKAEIGTVYPHRHTVPSGLWREIYGRAQNSLDVLVYSGLFLSEDPLFHDLLKAKVAAGVRVRILLGDPGSAAVQQRGIDEGHRIMDGKIRNAMLLYRPLMRSHPGIGFRLHDSTLYNSIYRADDEMLVNPHVYGIGAYLAPVLHLRRLADGGLFDTYANSIKHTWENARQITDADFASNTGA
- a CDS encoding DUF6284 family protein; this translates as MKILSLRLLTAIDAAENDREPTAAELDAIDTEMPLIRAEVEELDVRISLLDRPVTELDARRLRRARRKVLAARRDLANRDGVVAPVVA
- a CDS encoding DUF6303 family protein produces the protein MAREFTAQMSVFKGRWRLYVVLLNTTDAWPEFGFDRALPVPTFTERTEALSVLGFEPVPGAEWAWTEDSETYGDPASPVVLIAATRVRSWTGAGS
- a CDS encoding DUF2637 domain-containing protein, which codes for MNAVQIRSAERALSVGTWLIVAGAMLYSILTVTPLAAAHTPDRWKWTAPILPLVVDAAVVIVVRLDAVLARLGGHGGWWPVVLRWMTGCMTLALNIADSALHNDLVGVAVHAVAPLLLIVTAETGLAYRRAIAAAVAELEMRQQAQREAHERAVVERRETAARLAREEREHAALLAREQREHEARLIREQAEREDRARREERERAESREQAEREARERAEREREQQARERERREREAAERAERERAARAERERREHAERQARAERERAALLAAGPAVEKLPEDRARATVQAAFEAGLAVRSAAELCGWSVGWVSTRYQEFRDAGHPAFEADGAMV
- a CDS encoding RRQRL motif-containing zinc-binding protein, coding for MPTAYAKCFDPNGARFGIPTYPWRMAPDGYATRRQLRTRGLRPGGQPVAAQVMVINRHACGPRVAFLYRLDLARPVRPMTSRKWGALALAMLARRTCPRCELDVGYCIPRRYGICGLCLAAEEQRAA
- a CDS encoding deazapurine DNA modification protein DpdA family protein, whose protein sequence is MRFYLTTHKRHWLRLTDVPLFLKSEHFERAVKWDEARGPYAVDSGGFMDLKDNGTWTRPPRKYVDDLRRIWEHVGPYDWAAPQDWMCEKAIIEGGWFGGQYFVGTHLSVEEHQRRTVNNFLELRSLAPDLRIAPVIQGRRIPEYERCVELYEKAGVDLRAEPVVGLGSVCRLQSTREGAAIVTAMAAHGFRLHGFGFKILGLERVGHLLASADSAAWSSHARHRSPLPGHTHKNCANCFDYAMRWRTRVLAAIPVWQQPLLNAA
- the ssb gene encoding single-stranded DNA-binding protein, with the protein product MSFGETPITIIGNLTADPELKFTEGGAALARFTVAATPRTFDRESNQWKDGTSTFFRCAAWRALAEHVAESLTKGSRVVLSGRIRQHDWKTPEGENRSMLAVEVDEIGASLRFTTVTINGKRPTRTAPAGDDAWATTGSTAANAADAEPPF
- a CDS encoding SAM-dependent methyltransferase, which translates into the protein MTQRTDIRRVHGRRPRLLDLFCKQGGAAKSYADAGFDVTGVDKDPQPRYPFPFVQADAIAFVLEHGAEFDFIHGSPPCQHDSDCQRIQGNDHPDLIDPTRTALETTGRPWVMENVGGAVPKLRAPVMLCGQMFALENYRHRFFETGGGFRLDQPDHPAHTVPQAKMGRPVPPGWYGQFVGHFSGVPLARRVLEVAWMSRDGISECIPPAYAEHIGHAALTQLAIAELGAAA